In the Streptomyces sp. cg36 genome, one interval contains:
- a CDS encoding trypsin-like serine protease — protein MFSLKSSRRTVARTAAVALVGAACAAMMTGSADAIVNGKDSTRSYPFMVSVPVTGVDDPTFKGVCGGSLIDSKWVLTAAHCVDPSLVTLDGTVRIGSEWKDSGGTVRSVAKTVTHPGYKNGEGGGPNRNDVALIRLNRPVAEKPVRIADAPGRPGTPTRLLGFGTTVDVPDTSGWVFPDRLQELDTRRGAVSECAPGYADSTRLCTISQVPRAMACNGDSGGPQIQRDRKGRWELIGVTSGPGAPGVRCSEGPGLYSSAPAYADWIHRAIVRNG, from the coding sequence GTGTTCAGTTTGAAGTCCTCGCGTCGCACGGTGGCACGTACCGCCGCGGTGGCCCTGGTCGGGGCGGCGTGTGCCGCGATGATGACGGGCAGCGCCGACGCCATCGTCAACGGCAAGGATTCCACGCGGAGTTACCCCTTCATGGTCTCGGTCCCGGTGACGGGGGTGGACGACCCCACCTTCAAGGGCGTCTGCGGGGGATCGTTGATCGACTCGAAGTGGGTGCTCACGGCAGCCCATTGCGTGGACCCGAGTCTGGTCACGCTGGATGGCACGGTCCGGATCGGCAGTGAGTGGAAGGACTCCGGGGGCACGGTCCGGTCCGTCGCCAAGACGGTCACCCACCCGGGGTACAAGAACGGCGAAGGCGGCGGCCCCAACCGTAACGACGTCGCTCTGATCCGGCTGAACCGTCCGGTCGCCGAGAAGCCCGTCCGCATCGCCGACGCGCCGGGGCGGCCCGGCACCCCGACCCGGCTCCTGGGCTTCGGCACCACGGTCGACGTGCCCGACACCAGCGGATGGGTCTTCCCCGACCGGCTCCAGGAACTGGACACGCGCAGGGGCGCGGTCTCCGAGTGCGCGCCGGGATACGCGGACAGCACCCGTCTGTGCACGATCAGCCAGGTGCCCAGGGCGATGGCGTGCAACGGCGACTCGGGCGGCCCCCAGATCCAGCGGGACCGCAAGGGCCGCTGGGAACTCATCGGCGTCACCTCGGGCCCCGGCGCCCCGGGCGTACGCTGCAGCGAAGGCCCCGGGCTCTACTCCAGCGCGCCCGCCTACGCCGACTGGATCCACAGGGCGATCGTCCGCAACGGTTGA
- a CDS encoding helix-turn-helix domain-containing protein: MGEVSASTSAVPSADRFSWFCDTVSTGLMPLTINSKRTDDFRAAIANIELGSVQVSTYTYSPVSAHRKSIHVRQGDPEQYQLALITGGYIRTAQLRNESLVSGDLVLTDTSRPMVNDSGCDGRPASVTMLQIPRSELPLHPDRTDQLLARRLPASTGTAAVLAAFMGTLVEHAAGCRPDELSRMGSIALDLATACVAQHLGTPEEAPAEARAQVMLQRVRRFIESNLHDPELTPQAIADHHHISLRTLYLLFRDESVSVAASIRRRRLERCHSDLACPKSSRQTVQTIAARWGFTNPTSFARAFREVYGVTPAEHRARALTS; the protein is encoded by the coding sequence GTGGGGGAAGTAAGTGCGTCGACAAGCGCCGTACCGTCGGCGGACCGGTTCAGCTGGTTCTGCGACACGGTCTCGACCGGCCTGATGCCACTGACGATCAACTCGAAGCGCACAGACGACTTCCGTGCCGCGATCGCGAACATCGAGCTGGGTTCCGTACAGGTCTCGACCTACACGTACTCGCCGGTGTCGGCACACCGCAAGTCCATCCATGTGCGGCAGGGCGACCCCGAGCAGTACCAGCTCGCACTGATCACGGGCGGTTACATCCGCACGGCTCAGCTCCGCAACGAATCACTGGTCTCGGGCGACCTCGTCCTGACGGACACCTCGCGCCCGATGGTCAACGACTCCGGCTGCGACGGCAGACCGGCCAGCGTGACCATGCTCCAGATACCCCGGTCCGAACTGCCGCTCCACCCGGACAGGACGGACCAGCTCCTCGCCCGCCGCCTCCCCGCGAGCACGGGCACGGCGGCCGTCCTGGCCGCGTTCATGGGGACGTTGGTCGAGCACGCGGCCGGCTGCCGCCCCGACGAACTGTCCCGCATGGGCTCCATCGCGCTCGACCTGGCCACCGCCTGCGTCGCCCAGCACCTGGGCACCCCGGAAGAGGCGCCGGCCGAGGCCCGCGCACAGGTGATGCTGCAACGCGTCCGGCGCTTCATCGAGAGCAACCTCCACGACCCGGAGCTCACACCGCAGGCGATAGCCGACCACCATCACATCTCGCTGCGCACGCTCTACCTCCTCTTCCGCGACGAGTCGGTCAGCGTGGCAGCCTCCATCCGCCGGCGGCGCCTTGAGCGGTGCCACTCCGACCTCGCGTGCCCGAAGTCGAGCAGGCAGACCGTGCAGACGATCGCGGCCCGCTGGGGATTCACCAATCCCACCTCCTTCGCGCGCGCCTTCCGCGAGGTTTACGGGGTCACGCCCGCCGAACACCGGGCGCGGGCCCTCACCTCCTGA
- a CDS encoding endonuclease domain-containing protein has translation MSQRAIPGHPDGLITLAAADVLWVDLTSGSAVPTASGAFTRPPARAGAGYILLGSQVVTTVAADGGPCSVVEAEVRRAAAVLNALVVDREDLVRIGPFRGAPRQEVAEDAPLHWRRRVTGHLQKPGGRERAAGSPDHLAGIDWRQLLVKRTHEGTRQTWWLPRAAVRLLDAAEHAEARWVRAARPRPASTATSEPEAPSRPRQAPASDTRTTDSEVRTTQLRPYRAELEGQTYATLSRKPGIAREVAGWACAVCRSAPAAVLDHCHEHGYVRAPVCQSCNTQERPDHLYSDDIRVADRYRRLFDTHADDWLRHWHRCPGCRARTVLPLPHLAAWTAHTACRPLRPTHRASGGRRPCGVLRVSWTGSQNAPRSCLLTVSVDFCPSGEHRILAEVPYREAAEQFRVWLADAAPAVAAAAGPDRLDGLPAEPRPVIADTSGDGLSLF, from the coding sequence ATGTCGCAACGTGCCATACCCGGTCACCCCGACGGCCTGATCACCCTGGCTGCCGCGGACGTCCTGTGGGTCGATCTGACGTCCGGCAGCGCGGTGCCGACGGCTTCCGGCGCGTTCACCCGCCCTCCGGCCCGTGCGGGGGCCGGGTACATCCTGCTCGGCAGCCAGGTGGTGACCACGGTGGCGGCCGACGGTGGCCCGTGCAGCGTGGTGGAGGCCGAAGTGCGCCGGGCAGCCGCGGTACTGAACGCGTTGGTGGTGGACCGCGAGGACCTGGTCCGCATCGGCCCCTTCCGTGGGGCGCCGAGGCAGGAGGTTGCCGAGGACGCGCCGCTGCACTGGCGTCGACGCGTCACCGGGCACTTGCAGAAGCCGGGTGGCCGCGAGCGCGCGGCGGGCTCGCCGGACCACCTCGCGGGGATCGACTGGCGGCAACTCCTCGTCAAGCGGACCCACGAGGGTACGCGGCAGACTTGGTGGCTGCCGCGCGCCGCGGTCAGGCTGCTGGACGCGGCCGAGCACGCCGAGGCGCGGTGGGTGCGGGCCGCGCGGCCCCGTCCGGCAAGCACGGCCACCTCTGAGCCGGAGGCTCCCTCCCGCCCCCGGCAGGCCCCGGCCTCCGACACCCGGACGACGGACTCCGAGGTCCGCACCACCCAACTCCGCCCGTATCGAGCGGAGTTGGAGGGCCAGACATACGCCACACTCAGCCGGAAGCCCGGCATCGCCCGCGAGGTGGCCGGATGGGCGTGCGCCGTCTGCCGCAGCGCGCCCGCCGCCGTCCTCGACCACTGTCACGAACACGGCTACGTCCGCGCCCCCGTCTGCCAGTCCTGCAATACACAAGAACGCCCCGACCACCTGTACAGCGACGACATCCGCGTGGCCGACCGCTACCGGCGCCTGTTCGACACCCACGCCGACGACTGGCTCCGCCACTGGCACCGCTGTCCCGGCTGCCGCGCCCGTACCGTACTCCCGTTGCCGCACCTCGCCGCGTGGACTGCCCACACGGCCTGCCGACCGCTGCGCCCGACCCACCGCGCCTCCGGCGGGCGCAGGCCCTGCGGTGTCCTGCGCGTGTCCTGGACGGGCAGTCAGAACGCGCCCCGCTCCTGCCTGCTGACCGTCTCCGTCGACTTCTGCCCCTCCGGCGAGCACCGGATACTGGCGGAAGTCCCCTACCGCGAGGCCGCCGAGCAGTTCCGCGTCTGGCTGGCGGATGCGGCCCCCGCCGTGGCCGCCGCGGCCGGTCCCGACCGCCTGGACGGGCTCCCCGCGGAGCCCCGGCCCGTCATCGCGGACACCAGCGGCGACGGCCTGTCGCTGTTCTGA
- a CDS encoding DUF6528 family protein: MSGGAVVLAATLLGAVPAVATPPGTGAGATLDEGSATPADHTVTPAVSPLVQSGPRNIIKRVQDTYVSNTDARDHSTGSVLHIGSPDNGTTRYRSLVQFDVARLKGATIKSAALRLHNSSTGSCAGWWMYAEPVAAAWNEKTVTWANRPAVVPGYQASANFGVGNTGCPDETRPFDPASSNGIKRIDVTATVRAWTKTTDALPNHGFQLSAGELDSKAYKRFCSMNPSASVYACDTAYNAPTLEVEFDATSPVVSAGNSKPVANGGYPADVPAIEFFRSGKVGDGPYQRWVPDAYHSVADPAGKLFPTRGWGGGTDHRLRPAGDYGQAAGEAVMVVADGNSGFVGVIPYPSLSGYKWAYNVGDADVSNVHGAELLPGGNVAVALSRTGTVAVYARSTGDPTSPAPGPAKPLSSKPLEAAHEVLYDPSSKSLWAVGGHALVRYPYDLATGTLGDAESFALPRQISQGKPAPAWGHDLEPVYGDPDRLWVAANAGIVQFSKSGRPGCYKGSERWPLADQMSGDMTSCWCTDYQAEKELNVQPLVKSVGNDPVSGQRLTTCADGCEGSNTTPSYTTSWLRFVTTGGDTKVTRWWDQSQHYRARWMVPGYQ, from the coding sequence ATGTCCGGCGGAGCGGTCGTCCTGGCAGCCACGCTCCTCGGTGCGGTGCCCGCGGTCGCCACACCGCCCGGCACGGGCGCGGGGGCGACCCTCGACGAGGGCTCCGCAACACCCGCCGACCACACCGTCACGCCGGCCGTCTCGCCCCTCGTGCAGAGCGGGCCGCGCAACATCATCAAGCGGGTCCAGGACACGTACGTCAGCAACACGGACGCCCGCGACCACTCCACCGGCAGCGTCCTGCACATCGGGTCGCCCGACAACGGGACGACCCGGTACCGCAGCCTCGTCCAGTTCGACGTCGCGCGCCTCAAGGGCGCCACCATCAAGAGCGCCGCACTGCGGCTCCACAACTCCTCCACCGGTTCCTGCGCCGGTTGGTGGATGTACGCCGAGCCGGTCGCCGCCGCCTGGAACGAGAAGACGGTCACCTGGGCCAACCGGCCCGCCGTCGTCCCCGGCTACCAGGCGTCCGCCAACTTCGGCGTGGGCAACACGGGTTGCCCGGACGAGACGCGGCCGTTCGACCCGGCGTCCTCCAACGGCATCAAGCGCATCGACGTCACCGCGACCGTGCGAGCCTGGACCAAGACCACCGACGCGCTGCCCAACCACGGCTTCCAGCTGTCGGCGGGCGAACTGGACAGCAAGGCGTACAAGCGCTTCTGCTCGATGAACCCGAGCGCATCGGTGTACGCCTGCGACACCGCGTACAACGCGCCCACGCTGGAGGTCGAGTTCGACGCCACCTCGCCGGTCGTGAGCGCGGGCAACAGCAAGCCGGTGGCCAACGGCGGCTACCCCGCCGACGTCCCGGCGATCGAGTTCTTCCGCTCGGGCAAGGTCGGCGACGGGCCGTATCAGCGCTGGGTCCCCGACGCCTACCACTCGGTTGCCGACCCGGCCGGGAAGCTCTTTCCTACGCGCGGCTGGGGCGGCGGCACGGACCACCGGCTGCGCCCCGCCGGAGACTACGGCCAGGCCGCGGGAGAGGCCGTCATGGTGGTCGCGGACGGCAACAGCGGCTTCGTCGGAGTCATCCCCTATCCGTCGCTGTCCGGCTACAAGTGGGCGTACAACGTCGGTGACGCCGACGTGTCCAACGTGCACGGCGCCGAGCTGCTGCCCGGCGGGAACGTGGCCGTCGCGTTGAGCAGGACCGGCACCGTCGCGGTGTACGCGCGGTCCACCGGCGACCCCACGAGCCCGGCCCCGGGCCCCGCGAAGCCGCTGTCCAGCAAGCCGTTGGAGGCCGCACACGAGGTCCTGTACGACCCGTCGTCGAAGTCCTTGTGGGCAGTCGGTGGCCACGCGCTGGTCCGCTATCCGTACGACCTGGCGACGGGCACGCTCGGTGACGCCGAGTCGTTCGCGCTGCCCCGGCAGATCTCCCAGGGCAAGCCCGCTCCGGCCTGGGGACACGATCTGGAACCCGTGTACGGCGACCCCGACCGCCTGTGGGTGGCGGCGAACGCGGGCATCGTCCAGTTCTCCAAGTCGGGCCGCCCCGGCTGCTACAAGGGCTCGGAGCGCTGGCCCCTGGCCGACCAGATGAGCGGTGACATGACGAGCTGCTGGTGCACGGACTACCAGGCCGAGAAGGAACTCAACGTGCAGCCCCTGGTGAAGAGCGTCGGCAACGACCCCGTCTCGGGTCAGCGCCTGACGACCTGCGCGGACGGCTGCGAGGGGTCGAACACCACACCGTCCTACACCACGTCGTGGCTGCGCTTCGTCACCACCGGCGGTGACACGAAGGTGACGCGCTGGTGGGACCAGAGCCAGCACTACCGGGCCCGCTGGATGGTACCCGGCTACCAGTAG
- a CDS encoding methyltransferase domain-containing protein, with amino-acid sequence MTTGPDAKALRERCAREMAGHPRDYLGVRRDAAGFGWLREAFLAVRREDFVPDRVWWPHLEDGACPLIDRALAPRAWLKSVYLLRTPLITQLDDGATAATGPAVGAFTSSISSITVTVEALRVLAPQPGERVLEIGTGTGYSAALLARRTGPGTVTSIEISADLAEAARRRLDRAGAGVRVIAGDGEAGHSEGGPYQRIIATASVRRIPPAWIAQLAPGGTLVVPLASPFGCDLTVRLTAVGDGRVTGRPVATVEYMRLRGQRVPEAGQSYGWPADTDPEQWARYTITADARGQTVALDDDRPTP; translated from the coding sequence ATGACCACCGGGCCCGACGCGAAGGCGCTGCGCGAGCGGTGCGCGCGCGAGATGGCCGGGCATCCGCGGGACTACCTCGGCGTCCGCCGGGACGCTGCGGGCTTCGGATGGCTGCGTGAGGCGTTCCTGGCCGTGCGGCGGGAGGATTTCGTGCCCGACCGGGTGTGGTGGCCGCACCTGGAGGACGGGGCCTGTCCGCTGATCGACCGGGCCCTTGCGCCACGGGCTTGGCTGAAGTCGGTGTACCTGCTGCGCACCCCGCTCATCACCCAGCTCGACGACGGCGCCACCGCCGCTACGGGACCGGCGGTTGGGGCGTTCACCTCCAGCATCTCCAGCATCACCGTGACCGTCGAGGCGCTGCGGGTACTGGCACCGCAGCCGGGTGAGCGCGTACTGGAGATCGGGACGGGGACGGGGTACAGCGCGGCACTGCTCGCCCGTCGTACCGGTCCCGGCACCGTGACCAGCATCGAGATCTCCGCCGACCTCGCCGAAGCGGCCCGCCGACGCCTGGACCGTGCAGGCGCGGGCGTGCGCGTGATCGCCGGGGACGGGGAGGCCGGTCACTCCGAAGGCGGGCCGTACCAGCGGATCATCGCCACCGCCTCCGTCCGCCGCATCCCGCCCGCCTGGATCGCCCAGCTCGCCCCCGGCGGCACCCTGGTCGTGCCGCTGGCGAGCCCGTTCGGCTGCGACCTCACCGTCCGGCTCACCGCCGTCGGCGACGGCCGCGTAACGGGACGGCCCGTGGCCACCGTCGAGTACATGCGCCTACGCGGTCAACGCGTCCCCGAGGCCGGCCAGTCATACGGCTGGCCCGCCGACACCGATCCCGAGCAGTGGGCGCGGTACACGATCACGGCGGACGCACGGGGGCAGACCGTCGCGCTTGATGACGACCGCCCGACCCCATGA
- a CDS encoding RidA family protein: MTEKITRINPDHLHPTPGYHHITVVEAGRTAYLAGQCPLDRQGSLVGPGSLDLQVDQVVANALAALAAVNAQPHHVVRSVIYVRSEDREDLGIAWSRLTESLLGPAFTSASTLLGVAQLGFTGQLVEVDLTVALPD, translated from the coding sequence ATGACAGAGAAGATCACCCGCATCAACCCCGACCACTTGCACCCCACGCCGGGCTATCACCACATCACCGTTGTGGAAGCAGGCCGTACGGCCTACTTGGCGGGACAGTGCCCGCTCGATCGGCAAGGTTCCCTCGTTGGCCCAGGATCGCTCGACTTGCAGGTCGACCAGGTCGTCGCGAACGCACTCGCCGCCCTCGCGGCGGTGAATGCCCAGCCGCACCACGTAGTTCGGTCGGTGATCTACGTGCGGAGCGAAGACAGGGAGGACCTGGGCATCGCCTGGAGCCGGCTTACCGAGTCCCTTCTCGGACCGGCGTTCACGTCCGCCAGCACGCTCTTGGGGGTGGCGCAGCTGGGCTTCACCGGGCAGCTGGTCGAGGTGGACCTCACCGTCGCGCTGCCCGACTGA
- a CDS encoding FAD-dependent oxidoreductase, giving the protein MRVSVIGAGLGGLALAQGLHSAGIEAEVYERDPGITARFQGYRLVLDPTGFQAVRACLPTRWHPLLDEITMDASAEQLVLDPQLNEIGRLGAGRTGIVVDRQVLRHLLLTGLTVHTDAALTGYDVLSDGKVRAQFAHRDPVSADLLVGADGVASAVRGVLSPQTAPTDTGVRFVIGRTPLTDEFTGLSKAYGSKIAGDGVSLLLGAMRFRTPPKRAAERLAPDVTLPDIGDYVRWAMILPPDGSLGGATAQDAVLSRTEGWHPQLRALVEQADPDNSTLLSIRVVEPRERWAPGPVTLLGDAVHATSPTGGNGANTALRDADVLRRCLVGAVERRQDLIGAVGDYERQMFEYGGEAVRRSLAALPAFVPDAQLPERA; this is encoded by the coding sequence ATGCGCGTTTCCGTGATCGGAGCCGGTCTGGGAGGTCTGGCTCTCGCGCAGGGTCTGCACAGTGCTGGGATCGAGGCCGAGGTGTACGAGCGCGACCCCGGGATCACCGCACGGTTCCAGGGCTACCGGCTCGTCCTCGACCCGACCGGCTTCCAGGCGGTGCGCGCCTGCCTGCCGACGCGCTGGCACCCGCTGCTGGACGAGATCACCATGGACGCCTCGGCCGAGCAGCTGGTCCTGGACCCGCAGCTGAACGAGATCGGCAGGCTCGGCGCGGGCCGGACCGGCATCGTCGTCGACCGGCAAGTCCTGCGACACCTGCTGCTCACCGGCCTGACCGTGCACACCGATGCCGCGCTGACCGGCTACGACGTGCTGTCCGACGGCAAGGTCCGAGCCCAGTTCGCCCACCGCGACCCGGTCTCCGCCGATCTCCTCGTCGGCGCCGACGGCGTCGCCTCCGCGGTCCGCGGGGTGTTGTCGCCACAGACCGCCCCCACCGACACCGGCGTCCGGTTCGTCATCGGCCGCACACCCCTGACCGACGAGTTCACCGGCCTGTCCAAGGCGTACGGTTCGAAGATCGCGGGCGACGGTGTCAGCCTGCTGCTCGGCGCGATGCGCTTCCGTACCCCGCCCAAGCGGGCCGCCGAACGACTGGCCCCCGACGTCACGCTGCCCGACATCGGCGACTACGTACGCTGGGCCATGATCCTTCCGCCGGACGGCTCGCTCGGTGGCGCGACCGCGCAGGACGCCGTGCTGTCGAGGACGGAGGGCTGGCACCCGCAGCTGCGGGCGCTCGTCGAGCAGGCCGACCCGGACAACAGCACCCTGCTGTCCATCCGGGTCGTCGAGCCCCGCGAGCGCTGGGCGCCCGGCCCGGTCACGCTGCTCGGCGACGCCGTCCACGCCACCTCCCCGACCGGCGGCAACGGTGCGAACACCGCCCTGCGCGACGCCGATGTGCTGCGCCGCTGCCTGGTCGGGGCCGTCGAACGCCGCCAGGACCTCATCGGCGCGGTCGGTGACTACGAGCGGCAGATGTTCGAGTACGGCGGCGAAGCCGTGCGCCGCAGCCTGGCCGCGCTTCCCGCCTTCGTCCCGGACGCGCAACTGCCCGAGCGGGCATAG
- a CDS encoding TetR/AcrR family transcriptional regulator has translation MPSDPRNQRAARHAQPAGERTAAPRKKPITVERITEAALQVVAAEGYDALTIRRVAAVLGTGPSSLYAHIVSKEDIDDLLIGRLCSEVVLPEPDPAIWRRQIRDVYAQIRDQYLKYPGVSRAALGTVPTNLSALRVREGLLAILLAGGIQPASAAWALDTLSLYVSAYAWEQSLVQQRRTHPDQEWVLGREELIHRFTALPADTFPHTRRHAAELTSGTGHDRFDFTLALITDNLTRHTSVSGTG, from the coding sequence ATGCCCTCAGATCCCCGGAATCAACGAGCAGCCCGCCACGCCCAGCCCGCCGGGGAGCGGACGGCGGCGCCACGCAAGAAGCCCATCACCGTCGAGCGGATCACCGAGGCCGCCCTGCAGGTCGTGGCCGCCGAGGGCTATGACGCACTGACCATCCGCCGAGTCGCCGCGGTGCTCGGCACCGGGCCGTCGTCGCTGTACGCACACATCGTCAGCAAAGAGGACATCGACGATCTCCTCATCGGGCGGCTCTGCTCCGAGGTCGTGCTGCCCGAGCCGGACCCGGCCATCTGGCGCCGCCAGATCCGTGACGTGTACGCGCAGATCCGCGACCAGTATCTGAAGTACCCGGGGGTCTCCCGCGCCGCGCTGGGCACCGTCCCCACCAACCTCTCCGCGCTGCGGGTCAGGGAAGGGCTCCTGGCGATCCTGCTGGCGGGCGGAATCCAACCGGCCAGCGCCGCATGGGCCCTCGACACCCTGTCCCTCTACGTCAGCGCGTACGCCTGGGAGCAGTCACTGGTCCAGCAGCGGCGCACGCACCCCGACCAGGAATGGGTCCTCGGCCGCGAGGAGCTGATCCACCGGTTCACGGCACTGCCCGCCGACACGTTCCCGCACACCCGACGCCATGCCGCCGAACTGACCTCCGGCACCGGCCACGACCGGTTCGACTTCACCCTCGCCCTGATCACGGACAACCTCACCCGGCACACGTCCGTATCCGGCACCGGGTGA
- a CDS encoding carbonic anhydrase: MTDFQNLTPRDAFELLQAGNQRFVAGAPEHPNQDAARRTELVPAQSPFAVLFGCSDSRLAAEIIFDRGLGDLFVVRTAGHVQGPEVLGSIEYGVSVLGAPLVVVLGHDACGAVAATRAAVEEGTTASGYVRDVIERVTPSVLAARAAGLTEDSDFIAEQVRHTVDLLLERSRVLSDAVEAGRVAVVGLSYRLTDGTARLVTARGLEVPADAAS; the protein is encoded by the coding sequence ATGACTGATTTCCAGAATCTCACGCCCCGTGACGCTTTCGAGCTGCTGCAGGCCGGCAACCAGCGGTTCGTCGCCGGTGCGCCCGAGCACCCGAATCAGGACGCCGCGCGCCGCACTGAGCTGGTTCCGGCCCAGAGCCCGTTCGCGGTGCTGTTCGGCTGCTCCGACTCCCGGCTGGCCGCCGAGATCATTTTTGACCGGGGGCTGGGTGACCTGTTCGTGGTCCGCACCGCCGGTCACGTCCAGGGCCCGGAAGTACTGGGCAGCATCGAGTACGGGGTGAGCGTGCTGGGCGCCCCGCTGGTCGTGGTGCTCGGCCATGACGCCTGTGGCGCGGTCGCGGCCACGCGCGCCGCCGTCGAGGAGGGCACGACGGCGAGCGGCTATGTGCGCGACGTGATAGAGCGCGTGACTCCCAGCGTGCTGGCCGCCCGTGCCGCCGGACTGACCGAGGACTCCGACTTCATCGCCGAACAGGTCCGGCACACCGTGGACCTGCTGCTGGAGCGTTCGCGCGTCCTGTCGGACGCGGTCGAGGCCGGGCGTGTGGCGGTGGTGGGGCTGTCGTACCGGCTCACCGACGGGACGGCCCGCCTGGTCACCGCCCGCGGCCTTGAGGTGCCGGCCGACGCGGCTTCCTGA
- a CDS encoding RraA family protein, with amino-acid sequence MSDADKTLPVVAPEIRAMVPEVRMAGPAFTVVAEDDHLPVFSALAEAAPGDVLVIATNGHALAVLGELFATEARRRGLAGVVIDGYCRDVAGLRRVGLPVFARGTNPKSGSTVSRAPLGATVTCGGVAVTPGDMVFGDDDGVVIAPAERMAAVLGAAEAIGHAERTLLDAMASGRSLHEQTNWSDHVTALDAGRSSALEFRTDAE; translated from the coding sequence TTGTCCGATGCCGACAAGACGCTGCCGGTGGTGGCTCCGGAGATCAGGGCGATGGTGCCCGAGGTCCGCATGGCGGGCCCGGCGTTCACGGTGGTCGCCGAGGACGACCACCTGCCGGTGTTCAGCGCGCTCGCCGAGGCCGCTCCCGGCGACGTCCTCGTGATCGCGACGAACGGGCACGCGCTCGCGGTCCTGGGCGAGCTGTTCGCCACCGAGGCGCGGCGACGCGGGCTGGCAGGTGTGGTGATCGACGGCTACTGCCGCGACGTGGCGGGCCTGCGCCGCGTCGGCCTGCCGGTGTTCGCGCGCGGCACGAACCCGAAGTCGGGCAGCACCGTGTCCCGGGCCCCGCTTGGCGCGACGGTGACGTGCGGAGGCGTCGCGGTGACCCCTGGCGACATGGTCTTCGGTGACGACGACGGCGTGGTCATCGCTCCCGCCGAGCGGATGGCCGCGGTACTCGGGGCCGCGGAGGCCATCGGTCACGCCGAGCGCACGCTGCTCGACGCGATGGCGAGCGGGCGCTCCCTGCACGAGCAGACCAACTGGTCCGATCACGTCACCGCGCTCGACGCGGGCCGCAGCAGCGCTCTTGAGTTCCGTACCGACGCCGAGTGA
- a CDS encoding GNAT family N-acetyltransferase: protein MDDGGWTRDAKGEDAPAVCALLNAVDEIEIGAPETTLKEVEEDLATARAAWVAFGAGRAVAYAAVRDAGPDGAVEIDHYVLPDHQEAGLRLLDLVEARSRELAAGAGAREAVVHLYLNVAPTLDLALLTVRGWRTVRRHHVLTRPVSPDTDPVPDLPAGVRLRPCADEADRRTAHRLHQETFAHHFDFRPQGYEEWLGRVAPNSGMDWSLVWIAAVDGIGDAAVLITRDDREGMGWIRTLGVLDRARGRGLGSHLLRHAFAVYARRGRDTVGLGVDTENVTGALRLYESHGMGLHYAVDTWELRLGV, encoded by the coding sequence ATGGACGACGGGGGATGGACCCGGGACGCGAAGGGTGAAGACGCGCCAGCGGTGTGCGCGTTGCTGAACGCGGTGGACGAGATCGAGATCGGTGCGCCGGAGACCACGCTGAAGGAGGTCGAGGAGGACCTCGCCACGGCGCGTGCGGCGTGGGTGGCCTTCGGGGCCGGGCGCGCCGTGGCGTACGCGGCGGTCCGCGACGCGGGCCCGGACGGGGCCGTCGAGATCGACCATTACGTGCTGCCCGACCATCAGGAGGCGGGCCTGCGGCTGCTGGACCTGGTCGAGGCGCGCTCGCGCGAGCTCGCCGCCGGGGCGGGCGCCCGGGAGGCCGTGGTCCACCTCTACCTCAACGTGGCTCCCACTCTCGACCTCGCGCTGCTCACCGTGCGCGGTTGGCGCACCGTGCGCCGCCACCATGTGCTGACCCGCCCGGTCTCGCCCGACACCGACCCGGTGCCGGACCTGCCCGCCGGGGTGCGGCTGCGCCCGTGCGCGGACGAGGCCGACCGCCGGACGGCCCACCGCCTGCACCAGGAGACGTTCGCCCACCACTTCGACTTCCGCCCGCAGGGGTACGAGGAGTGGCTGGGCCGCGTAGCCCCGAACTCCGGTATGGACTGGTCGCTGGTGTGGATCGCGGCCGTCGACGGCATCGGGGACGCCGCCGTCCTGATCACCCGCGACGACCGCGAGGGCATGGGCTGGATCCGCACCCTGGGCGTCCTGGATCGGGCCCGGGGCCGTGGCCTCGGCAGTCATCTGCTGCGCCACGCGTTCGCGGTGTACGCGCGACGCGGCCGTGACACGGTCGGCCTGGGTGTCGACACCGAGAACGTGACGGGGGCGCTGCGCCTGTACGAGTCCCACGGCATGGGCCTGCACTACGCGGTGGACACCTGGGAGCTGCGGCTGGGGGTGTGA